Proteins from one Ornithobacterium rhinotracheale genomic window:
- a CDS encoding SusC/RagA family TonB-linked outer membrane protein, with product MKKILMSACLCFALGQMQTYAQVNEGKISYEVTQEVPLADFLSSLQSRTNVKIHFNKEDLKDINISPVDFKDESLADIGDYLSANLPVNVDFNNGEMYVSNLFGKGIYGIGNNVALDDLVVTALGIKREEKALSYTIQKLDQEELTRVKDANFVNSLNGKVAGVQINRSASGVGGATKVVMRGAKSIEGNNNVLYVIDGIPMINSANRGGDGTGFGGSTSGEGISSINPEDIESVNVLSGPAAAALYGANAANGVILINTKRGSEGKTSINVSTSVETSSPFIMPEFQNTYGSENGSYWSWGKKLDEPSDYNPKDFFQTGFTYNNSFNLSTGNKINQTFFSASAVNADGIVPNNKYHRYNATLRNTAKLFDEKLTLDASASYVREYSNNMISFGTYFNPIVGAYLYPRGRNFDQEKYFERYDAGLGYNTQYWSPGDMGMGIDNPYWISYRNLRPEAKDRFMFYASAKYDFSKHLNLSTRFRLDNTFGEREDKRYASTNNIFAGPKGRYTYSSDFVKQRYADAILNYNKDFLSDFNINLNVGTSFEDSDAKGRGYGGQLLLVPNKFTYTNIDPSKSTPSETGGNSRERNYAFFSSAEISWNNALYLTLTGRTDRNSKLVNTDSEWVFYPSVGLSAVVTELLSPNLKASIKPTLGYLKVRASYTDVASPLTKTGITKGTVTRKINGGSIDAFEFYPLSEYSKQTTRSWEVGMDAKMFNNALSLGVTLYKSNTLDQLISASLSGTSGYKFMYYQSGNLENKGIEATLGFNKRITKDLKYNTTVTATANRNKIVALGGDIKNPVNGQTIPIKSIQLGRYILEEGGSFGDVYGFEQIKRDQDGYFEYNPGGGLVTEKVKPFKLGSINPDWNLGWSHSFDYKGFNLYLLFNARLGGIVISKTQAALDKYGVSKRSAESRDANGVELGNILVDPRTFYDVVYNLDSYNTYSATNVRLQQASIGYTFNKELLGGNIKNLSLSIIGTNLWMIYNKAPYDPELTASTGYLGQGFDYFMLPSLRNIGVSLKFGL from the coding sequence ATGAAAAAAATTCTAATGAGTGCGTGCCTGTGTTTTGCCTTGGGGCAAATGCAAACTTATGCACAGGTGAATGAAGGAAAGATCAGCTATGAGGTTACACAAGAAGTTCCCCTAGCCGATTTCTTGAGCTCTCTACAGAGCCGAACAAATGTTAAAATTCATTTTAACAAAGAGGATTTAAAAGACATCAACATTAGTCCTGTTGACTTCAAAGACGAAAGTCTTGCAGATATTGGGGATTACCTTTCTGCAAATTTACCAGTAAATGTCGATTTCAATAATGGCGAGATGTATGTGAGCAACCTTTTTGGAAAAGGTATTTACGGTATAGGTAACAATGTTGCACTTGATGATTTGGTGGTGACGGCCTTGGGTATCAAAAGAGAAGAAAAAGCGTTGAGTTATACCATTCAAAAGTTGGATCAAGAGGAGCTTACTCGTGTAAAGGATGCAAACTTTGTAAATAGCTTGAATGGTAAAGTTGCTGGGGTACAAATCAATAGAAGTGCATCCGGTGTTGGTGGAGCTACTAAGGTTGTGATGCGCGGGGCTAAGTCTATTGAAGGTAACAACAATGTGCTTTATGTAATTGATGGTATTCCAATGATAAACTCTGCTAACCGTGGAGGCGATGGAACTGGATTTGGTGGTAGCACATCTGGAGAAGGAATTTCAAGCATCAATCCAGAGGATATAGAAAGCGTAAACGTATTGAGTGGGCCTGCGGCTGCTGCACTTTACGGAGCTAATGCAGCAAATGGTGTTATCTTAATAAACACAAAACGCGGGTCTGAAGGTAAAACTTCTATTAATGTGTCTACATCGGTAGAAACCTCATCCCCATTTATAATGCCAGAATTTCAAAACACATATGGAAGCGAAAACGGTTCATATTGGTCTTGGGGTAAAAAACTGGATGAGCCAAGCGATTATAATCCAAAAGATTTCTTCCAAACTGGCTTTACTTACAACAATTCATTTAATTTATCTACTGGAAATAAAATTAACCAGACTTTTTTTTCAGCCTCTGCTGTGAATGCCGATGGAATTGTGCCTAACAATAAATACCATAGATACAATGCTACTTTAAGAAATACGGCAAAATTATTTGACGAGAAACTCACCTTAGATGCATCTGCTAGCTATGTAAGAGAATATTCAAACAACATGATCTCTTTTGGTACATATTTCAACCCTATTGTAGGAGCTTACTTATATCCAAGAGGTAGAAACTTTGATCAAGAGAAATATTTTGAAAGATACGATGCAGGACTTGGTTACAATACTCAGTATTGGAGCCCTGGCGATATGGGTATGGGAATCGATAACCCTTATTGGATCTCTTATAGAAATTTAAGACCTGAAGCGAAAGACAGATTTATGTTCTATGCATCGGCTAAGTACGATTTTAGCAAACATTTAAATTTATCAACCCGTTTTAGACTTGATAACACATTCGGAGAAAGAGAAGATAAGCGATATGCCTCAACCAACAATATTTTTGCAGGACCAAAAGGAAGATATACTTACTCCTCTGATTTTGTTAAGCAAAGATATGCAGATGCTATCTTAAACTATAATAAAGACTTCTTATCTGACTTCAACATCAATCTGAATGTAGGTACATCTTTCGAGGATTCAGATGCAAAAGGTCGCGGATATGGAGGGCAATTATTACTAGTGCCTAACAAATTCACCTACACGAATATAGATCCATCTAAATCCACTCCATCGGAAACAGGAGGAAATAGCAGAGAACGAAACTATGCATTCTTCTCTTCTGCTGAAATTTCATGGAACAACGCCTTATACTTGACTTTAACTGGAAGAACAGATAGAAACTCTAAGCTCGTGAACACAGATAGCGAATGGGTATTCTATCCATCAGTTGGTTTATCTGCTGTTGTAACAGAGTTATTATCTCCAAATTTAAAGGCAAGCATTAAACCTACTCTTGGTTATTTAAAAGTGAGAGCATCTTACACAGATGTAGCTTCTCCATTAACTAAAACAGGGATCACAAAAGGTACCGTTACTAGAAAAATCAATGGAGGTAGTATCGATGCCTTTGAGTTTTATCCATTAAGCGAATACTCAAAACAAACTACCCGCTCATGGGAGGTAGGTATGGATGCTAAAATGTTCAACAATGCTCTTTCGTTGGGGGTAACATTATACAAGTCCAATACTCTTGATCAGCTAATCAGTGCATCGCTATCTGGAACTTCTGGGTATAAATTCATGTACTACCAATCTGGTAATCTTGAAAACAAAGGTATAGAAGCAACGCTCGGATTTAACAAAAGAATCACCAAAGATTTGAAATACAACACGACCGTTACTGCAACAGCAAACCGCAACAAGATTGTAGCCTTAGGAGGAGATATTAAAAACCCTGTAAATGGGCAAACTATTCCAATCAAGAGCATCCAATTAGGACGATATATTCTTGAGGAAGGAGGCTCATTCGGAGATGTTTATGGTTTTGAGCAAATTAAAAGAGACCAAGATGGGTACTTTGAATACAATCCTGGAGGAGGCTTAGTAACAGAAAAAGTAAAACCATTTAAACTTGGTAGCATAAATCCTGATTGGAATCTTGGGTGGAGCCACTCATTCGACTACAAAGGATTTAATTTATACCTCTTATTCAATGCTCGCCTTGGAGGTATTGTTATTTCCAAAACTCAAGCAGCACTTGACAAATATGGCGTTTCTAAAAGATCTGCAGAGTCAAGAGATGCAAATGGGGTAGAGCTTGGAAACATCCTAGTTGATCCTAGAACATTCTATGATGTTGTCTACAATCTAGACTCTTACAACACATATAGTGCAACCAATGTTAGACTACAACAAGCAAGCATAGGCTATACATTTAATAAAGAGCTACTAGGCGGAAACATCAAAAATTTAAGCTTATCCATCATAGGAACAAACCTTTGGATGATATATAACAAAGCACCATACGACCCTGAATTAACGGCGTCAACTGGATATTTAGGACAAGGATTTGATTACTTCATGCTCCCAAGTTTAAGAAACATAGGAGTTAGTTTAAAATTCGGATTATAA
- a CDS encoding T9SS type B sorting domain-containing protein produces the protein MKVKGLGFLLCFYFMWGYGQNCLSLEVESDNAYLKNNQWVIDDCGSGCKDLKAIYTPMYNTNTYEVKPGKYAEINIEKDTRIAVLPDRYSKKVKLPFKFELYGEVKDEIVFGENGVISFDPKWEEQYCPQFPSQKINASDKGSLLTHTIFGAMQDLSFPESNSKSGIYYRVEGKFPCRKFVVTYFEAYQFGCEQTSTFQIILEELTNKIYINIKNKPQQCGVAGKKTALGIRGAGRTEGIAPRGRDTGVWSAKEEAWVFMPSGKETSEVKWKLEDKQYDGKLLKICKDKALPKHFITSVVYKIGGKEYYKNERKINISIDNKIPILKQKAIEKSFCFTEKKTNLMDLAKGFLHNDVSNFDIAFYERSNYTAQINNPENYTLSGDKKLYVKIVNKTNSDCFQTAVLTIKHAKMEMKSTNITLSNTSNTTKDNFALVYLKNLIFKYIDFKIKIEYFESKDDAKSGRNAIRNVEMKDGERKTIWAKLTLNDACENVEPYAINLIMKPSLKVNDIDQALQLPKLCDNGNDGKENYDILSFMRAEAAEVKTNASDKIVGVYSNFVNAKYGNGPLNRIDKDIIENNKGYLYVKVQSVDGRVGIAKVRVKANFSQVEIDKNYTKNIHFNDSMVNSSYTLDLNAIKNQLIKDSKYQERELEIKYYDNASNANSGNDNVIATTAHVKYKSVQDFSQTYYIRFQLKSQECYTVTNVRVNFYNPRIEKKEIYACASQADRELVTFADYTNEIMGGENKTKKYQISYIFNGTEITQKTFSINQPETIQVKVSQTINNEKFSNIYPVKFILSRPPQVKEKTDIVIKEKQCFNAFYDEDGNEVIGAEIAFDEAFKKKITSNLSNVEFEFYKKYENGNLSEPITDGSVFAEAKHTLLYAKVTDSKSGCFAISKLDVAVEFFPKVVLDRSQNIKIESCTPDGSGGIFNYDDIQEKLFKRAEHPDWKVQYFLSKNEAINNEYPEQNTIGVKFQDPIKTVYARVENPHGCFAIAEADLYSFYPPKLEAGKVYELCDSNFDQKMKIDLEKLKTLIFADDNETGVIFHFYTSQADLDSKNNEIMPENEFSVRNLPSTIFVRSERKGLPCYSEQTIAVEFKQFTTLETKTLRECEGEKDLAIFNLKENQLPNSTYKFFRTMDDLQNDTNPIANIEAFESPNAEVFAKVQSGEDCPALQKFILAVNKRPEFSFDEVTFCVGGETEIVPNIENETSGLTFKWFNPKSEVIGESKTISGINEIGTYALEITNANGCSTKVSFEVKNSPKPEITKITVENDKIIISTADSEFAIEYSADGVNWQDSNIFEKQEKGRRMVYARYKKYGCAVSKEALVLDLYNVITPNGDGKNDVWEVKDLNVFGNQDAKLRIFDRNGFLIYEQRGHSQLKWDGKKNGQKLPSTDYYYILDLPDGRTYKGNITVKNY, from the coding sequence ATGAAAGTTAAAGGTTTAGGTTTTTTATTATGTTTTTATTTCATGTGGGGCTATGGGCAAAATTGTCTCTCGCTTGAGGTGGAAAGTGATAATGCTTATTTGAAAAACAATCAATGGGTGATAGATGATTGTGGGAGTGGTTGTAAGGATTTGAAAGCAATATATACTCCTATGTACAACACAAATACTTATGAAGTGAAGCCAGGGAAATACGCGGAGATAAATATAGAAAAAGATACTCGCATAGCTGTTTTGCCTGATCGATATTCAAAAAAAGTTAAGCTACCGTTTAAGTTCGAACTCTATGGAGAGGTGAAAGACGAAATAGTTTTTGGTGAAAATGGTGTCATCTCTTTTGATCCTAAGTGGGAGGAACAATATTGCCCTCAATTTCCTTCACAAAAAATAAACGCAAGCGACAAAGGTTCTCTATTGACTCATACAATCTTCGGAGCAATGCAAGATTTGTCATTTCCTGAATCAAATTCAAAATCGGGAATTTATTATAGAGTCGAGGGTAAATTTCCTTGTCGCAAATTTGTAGTAACATATTTCGAAGCCTATCAATTTGGCTGTGAACAAACATCTACATTTCAAATAATTTTAGAGGAGTTAACTAATAAAATTTATATAAACATCAAAAATAAACCTCAGCAATGTGGTGTGGCGGGCAAAAAAACAGCCCTAGGAATTCGTGGTGCAGGAAGAACGGAGGGAATTGCACCCCGAGGTAGAGATACAGGCGTTTGGAGTGCAAAAGAAGAGGCTTGGGTGTTTATGCCTTCTGGTAAAGAAACTTCTGAGGTGAAATGGAAATTAGAAGATAAACAGTATGACGGGAAATTGTTAAAAATATGTAAAGATAAAGCATTACCTAAACATTTTATTACCAGTGTGGTGTATAAAATAGGGGGTAAAGAATACTACAAAAATGAGCGTAAAATCAATATTTCAATTGATAATAAAATTCCGATTCTTAAACAAAAAGCAATAGAGAAAAGTTTCTGTTTTACAGAAAAAAAAACAAATTTAATGGATTTAGCCAAGGGTTTTTTGCATAACGATGTCTCAAACTTTGATATCGCTTTCTACGAAAGAAGCAATTACACGGCTCAAATAAATAATCCAGAAAATTATACGCTCTCGGGCGATAAAAAATTATATGTGAAAATCGTGAATAAAACGAATTCAGATTGTTTTCAAACGGCGGTTTTAACTATAAAACATGCCAAAATGGAAATGAAATCAACCAATATTACACTTAGCAATACAAGCAATACTACAAAGGATAATTTCGCATTAGTGTATCTTAAAAATTTAATTTTTAAATATATAGATTTCAAAATTAAAATTGAATATTTTGAATCAAAAGACGACGCCAAATCAGGAAGGAATGCAATAAGAAATGTAGAAATGAAAGATGGCGAAAGAAAAACCATTTGGGCAAAATTAACTTTAAATGACGCTTGTGAGAATGTAGAGCCTTATGCAATAAATTTAATCATGAAACCATCTTTAAAAGTGAATGACATAGATCAAGCCTTGCAATTGCCAAAACTGTGCGATAATGGAAATGATGGGAAAGAAAATTATGATATATTGAGTTTTATGAGAGCCGAGGCTGCTGAGGTAAAAACCAATGCTTCAGATAAAATAGTAGGTGTTTACTCTAACTTTGTCAATGCCAAATATGGTAATGGCCCACTCAATAGAATAGATAAGGATATTATAGAAAACAATAAAGGCTACTTGTATGTGAAAGTGCAGTCTGTCGATGGTAGAGTGGGAATAGCTAAGGTGAGAGTGAAGGCAAACTTTAGTCAAGTAGAAATTGATAAAAATTATACTAAAAATATTCATTTCAATGATTCGATGGTAAATAGTAGCTATACACTAGATCTGAATGCCATAAAAAATCAATTAATTAAAGATTCAAAATATCAAGAAAGAGAGCTAGAGATTAAATATTACGATAATGCTAGCAATGCCAATAGTGGAAACGATAATGTGATAGCAACTACTGCTCATGTTAAATACAAAAGTGTACAAGACTTTAGCCAAACATATTACATAAGATTTCAGCTAAAAAGCCAAGAATGCTATACAGTGACAAATGTGCGCGTGAACTTCTACAACCCAAGGATAGAGAAAAAGGAAATTTATGCCTGCGCATCGCAAGCGGATCGGGAGTTGGTGACTTTTGCAGATTACACCAACGAGATTATGGGCGGAGAAAATAAGACCAAAAAATATCAAATTAGCTATATTTTCAACGGAACAGAAATCACTCAAAAAACATTTAGCATTAATCAGCCAGAAACCATTCAAGTAAAAGTTTCTCAAACTATAAATAATGAAAAATTCAGCAATATTTATCCTGTTAAATTCATTTTGTCGAGGCCACCGCAAGTCAAAGAAAAAACAGATATTGTAATCAAAGAAAAACAATGTTTTAATGCATTTTACGATGAAGACGGAAATGAAGTAATTGGTGCTGAAATTGCATTTGATGAGGCATTCAAGAAAAAAATCACAAGTAATCTCTCTAATGTAGAATTTGAATTTTACAAAAAATACGAAAATGGTAATTTATCTGAGCCAATTACAGATGGAAGTGTTTTTGCCGAAGCTAAACACACCCTTCTGTATGCCAAAGTTACAGATTCCAAATCGGGATGTTTTGCTATATCAAAACTAGATGTAGCTGTGGAGTTTTTCCCAAAAGTTGTTTTAGACAGAAGCCAGAACATCAAAATAGAATCTTGTACGCCAGATGGTAGTGGCGGTATTTTTAATTACGACGATATTCAAGAAAAATTATTCAAAAGAGCCGAGCACCCAGACTGGAAAGTGCAATATTTCTTGTCTAAAAACGAAGCTATCAATAACGAATATCCAGAACAAAATACCATAGGCGTTAAGTTTCAAGACCCAATCAAAACAGTATATGCTCGTGTGGAAAATCCACATGGATGTTTTGCCATAGCAGAGGCTGATTTGTATTCATTCTATCCGCCGAAATTAGAGGCAGGAAAAGTGTATGAGTTGTGTGATTCGAATTTTGACCAAAAGATGAAAATAGATTTAGAAAAACTAAAAACTTTAATATTTGCAGATGATAACGAAACAGGGGTGATATTCCATTTTTACACCTCTCAGGCAGATTTAGATTCAAAAAATAATGAAATTATGCCTGAAAATGAATTTAGTGTAAGAAATTTACCAAGCACAATCTTTGTTCGTTCAGAGCGTAAAGGCCTGCCTTGTTATTCAGAGCAAACAATTGCGGTGGAATTCAAACAATTTACGACCCTTGAAACCAAAACTTTGAGAGAGTGCGAAGGCGAAAAAGATTTAGCTATTTTCAATCTAAAAGAAAATCAATTGCCAAACAGCACATACAAATTCTTCCGCACGATGGATGATTTGCAAAATGATACCAATCCGATTGCCAATATTGAAGCTTTTGAATCACCAAATGCTGAGGTTTTTGCAAAAGTTCAGTCGGGAGAAGATTGCCCTGCGTTGCAGAAATTTATTTTGGCGGTAAATAAACGCCCAGAATTTTCATTTGACGAAGTTACTTTTTGTGTAGGGGGAGAAACAGAAATTGTTCCAAATATTGAAAATGAAACATCGGGTTTAACATTCAAATGGTTCAATCCAAAGAGCGAAGTAATAGGGGAGAGCAAAACCATCAGCGGAATCAATGAAATAGGGACTTATGCGCTTGAAATCACCAATGCAAATGGTTGTTCTACCAAAGTTTCGTTTGAAGTGAAAAATTCGCCGAAACCAGAAATCACCAAAATCACCGTAGAAAATGATAAAATCATTATTTCTACCGCAGATTCTGAATTCGCGATTGAGTATTCCGCCGATGGGGTAAACTGGCAAGATTCAAACATTTTCGAAAAACAAGAAAAAGGAAGGCGCATGGTATATGCTCGTTACAAAAAATATGGATGCGCTGTGAGTAAAGAAGCACTTGTACTTGATTTGTACAATGTTATCACCCCAAATGGCGATGGCAAAAACGATGTATGGGAAGTGAAAGATTTAAATGTTTTTGGCAATCAAGATGCCAAGCTCAGAATTTTTGATAGAAATGGATTCTTAATTTATGAGCAACGGGGCCACTCACAATTGAAATGGGATGGTAAAAAGAACGGGCAAAAGCTCCCGTCTACGGATTACTACTATATTTTAGATTTGCCAGATGGTAGAACATACAAAGGAAACATCACGGTGAAAAATTATTAA
- the gpmI gene encoding 2,3-bisphosphoglycerate-independent phosphoglycerate mutase: MDSKVILMILDGWGQTQNAEVSAIAQAKTPFIDSCYGKYPHAELNTSGMAVGLPEGQMGNSEVGHMNIGAGRVVYQNLAKINLAIEQGTLAEQSELKKAFQFAKDNNRDLHFIGLVSDGGVHSHINHLKGLLKATKEFGITDNVYIHAFTDGRDCDPKSGKKFIEETIECGKENVGKLASIVGRYYAMDRDKRWARVKLAYDAMVNGVGEKTTDPVAAIQASYDEGVTDEFIKPIVCTDDSGNPIAKIKDGDVVVFFNFRTDRPRQITEALCIQDFPEENMRALDLYYVTMTCYDETFKKIHVIYNEDLLQNTMGEVLESAGKKQIRIAETEKYPHVTFFFSGGREEPFKGESRILCNSPKDVATYDLKPEMAANCIKDSIIPELQKQEADFICLNFANADMVGHTGVFEAAVKACETVDACAEAVTKAAVENGYSVAIIADHGNSDIMINPDGTPNTQHTTNPVPFFFITPNNDAKVKDGKLGDLAPSFLKWIGVDVPKEMTGDIIIERV; encoded by the coding sequence ATGGATTCAAAAGTAATTTTAATGATTTTAGATGGTTGGGGACAAACTCAGAATGCTGAAGTTTCAGCCATCGCTCAAGCAAAAACCCCATTTATAGATTCATGTTATGGTAAATACCCACACGCAGAGCTTAATACATCTGGTATGGCTGTGGGATTGCCAGAAGGTCAAATGGGTAACTCAGAAGTAGGTCACATGAACATCGGTGCAGGTCGCGTGGTGTACCAAAACTTAGCTAAAATCAATTTAGCCATTGAGCAAGGTACTTTGGCTGAGCAATCAGAACTTAAAAAAGCATTCCAATTTGCTAAAGATAACAACAGAGATTTACATTTTATAGGATTAGTTTCAGATGGAGGGGTGCACTCTCACATCAATCACTTAAAAGGCTTGCTAAAAGCTACCAAGGAATTCGGTATCACAGATAATGTGTACATTCACGCCTTTACAGATGGTAGAGATTGCGACCCAAAAAGTGGTAAGAAGTTTATAGAAGAAACCATCGAGTGCGGAAAAGAAAATGTAGGTAAATTAGCGTCTATCGTAGGGCGTTACTACGCAATGGATAGAGATAAAAGATGGGCGAGAGTTAAATTAGCTTATGATGCTATGGTAAACGGAGTGGGAGAAAAAACTACCGATCCAGTAGCTGCTATCCAAGCGTCTTATGACGAAGGAGTAACAGATGAGTTCATAAAACCAATCGTTTGCACAGACGACAGCGGAAATCCAATCGCTAAAATCAAAGACGGCGATGTTGTTGTATTCTTCAACTTCCGTACAGATCGCCCAAGACAAATCACCGAGGCACTTTGCATTCAAGATTTCCCAGAAGAAAACATGAGAGCATTGGATCTTTACTATGTAACCATGACTTGCTATGATGAAACATTCAAGAAAATTCATGTTATTTACAACGAAGATTTATTGCAAAACACCATGGGAGAAGTCCTAGAAAGTGCAGGGAAAAAACAAATCAGAATCGCAGAAACAGAAAAATATCCGCATGTTACATTCTTCTTCTCAGGAGGTAGAGAAGAGCCTTTCAAAGGCGAAAGTAGAATCCTTTGTAATTCGCCAAAAGATGTAGCTACTTATGATTTAAAACCAGAAATGGCAGCAAATTGCATCAAAGATAGCATTATCCCAGAATTGCAAAAACAAGAAGCAGATTTCATTTGTTTAAACTTTGCAAACGCAGATATGGTAGGTCACACAGGCGTTTTTGAAGCAGCTGTGAAAGCTTGCGAAACAGTAGACGCTTGCGCAGAAGCTGTGACTAAAGCAGCAGTAGAAAATGGCTACAGCGTTGCCATCATCGCAGATCACGGTAACTCAGACATTATGATTAATCCAGACGGAACGCCAAACACACAACACACTACCAATCCAGTGCCTTTCTTCTTCATCACTCCAAACAATGATGCAAAAGTAAAAGATGGAAAATTAGGTGATTTAGCGCCAAGTTTCTTGAAATGGATTGGTGTAGATGTGCCAAAAGAAATGACTGGAGACATAATCATCGAGCGTGTATGA
- a CDS encoding BT0820 family HAD-type phosphatase produces the protein MIKSKLIAIDFDGTIVDDAYPAVGRAKFFAFETLKKLQADGHRLILWTYRHGKELEDAVNFCRENGVEFYAVNNSFEGENFNPEKASRKLNADIFIDDRNLGGFPGWGEVYKIINERIQFNIEEHGEHKSKKKKGWFGF, from the coding sequence ATGATCAAAAGTAAATTAATCGCCATAGATTTCGACGGAACCATCGTAGACGATGCCTATCCAGCAGTAGGGCGTGCCAAGTTCTTTGCATTCGAAACATTGAAGAAACTGCAAGCAGATGGTCATCGTTTAATCCTTTGGACATATCGTCACGGCAAAGAATTGGAAGACGCTGTAAATTTCTGTAGAGAAAACGGCGTTGAGTTTTATGCCGTAAACAATAGTTTTGAGGGCGAGAACTTTAACCCAGAAAAAGCCAGCAGAAAACTGAATGCCGATATTTTTATCGATGATAGAAACCTTGGCGGATTTCCTGGTTGGGGCGAAGTCTATAAGATTATCAACGAGAGAATTCAATTCAATATCGAGGAACACGGAGAGCATAAGTCTAAAAAGAAAAAAGGCTGGTTCGGTTTCTAA
- the map gene encoding type I methionyl aminopeptidase: MIFLKNAEELELMYQSAQLVSKTLGEIAKIIKPGVTTQQINDLGDEFIRDNGGYPAFLGMYDFPKSLCISPNEQVVHGIPNDEPLQEGDIVSVDCGVYMNDFYGDHAYTFAVGEVDAETEKLLKITKESLYEGIRACRKGNRIGDIGHAIQHYCEREGYGVVRELVGHGLGRKMHEDPQVPNYGRRGTGKAIKDGLVLAIEPMINMGTKRVKFHKDGWTVTTRDNKYSAHFEHDVAVVNGEPKLLSTFQYIYDALGIESDEEQEFLFK; the protein is encoded by the coding sequence ATGATTTTTTTAAAGAATGCAGAAGAATTAGAGCTGATGTATCAAAGTGCTCAATTAGTTTCTAAAACCTTAGGCGAAATAGCCAAAATTATAAAACCAGGAGTTACAACACAACAAATCAATGATTTGGGCGATGAATTTATAAGAGATAATGGCGGGTATCCTGCCTTTTTAGGAATGTATGATTTCCCAAAATCACTTTGTATCTCGCCCAATGAGCAAGTCGTGCACGGGATTCCAAACGATGAGCCATTGCAAGAAGGCGATATAGTGTCGGTAGATTGCGGTGTGTACATGAACGATTTTTACGGAGACCACGCCTATACCTTTGCTGTGGGCGAGGTAGATGCCGAAACTGAAAAGCTTTTAAAAATCACCAAAGAAAGCTTGTATGAAGGAATCCGAGCATGCCGAAAAGGAAATCGCATTGGCGACATAGGGCATGCCATTCAGCATTATTGCGAGCGCGAGGGCTATGGCGTGGTGCGCGAGCTAGTAGGGCACGGGCTAGGGCGAAAAATGCACGAAGACCCGCAAGTGCCAAATTACGGAAGACGCGGAACAGGGAAAGCTATCAAAGACGGATTGGTTTTAGCCATAGAGCCGATGATAAATATGGGGACAAAACGCGTGAAATTCCACAAAGACGGCTGGACGGTTACGACACGAGACAATAAGTATTCAGCACATTTTGAGCACGATGTGGCCGTTGTAAATGGTGAGCCGAAGCTACTTTCAACATTCCAATACATTTACGACGCGCTTGGCATTGAATCAGACGAAGAACAAGAATTTTTATTTAAATAA
- a CDS encoding class I SAM-dependent methyltransferase, producing the protein MLNTLAKKILNLVPRPWLIRMSYLARPILSVLYKGNKFQDPIDGKKYRKLLPYGYHTTRENALAPGSLSLERHRLMWLYLQHETKFFKQENLKVLHIAPEQCFYSRFKKQKNLEYTTLDLESPIADIKADICNMPLPDNHFDVVFCNHVLEHIPNDQKAMQELFRVMKPGGWGIFQVPMKPGLAETYEDFSITTPEERQKHFGQYDHVRWYGDDYFDRLKKSGFKIINQEFVLKFTLDEIKYFALAPQELLPVVYKPARD; encoded by the coding sequence ATGCTCAATACTTTAGCTAAAAAAATACTGAATTTGGTGCCGCGTCCATGGTTGATTCGCATGAGTTATCTCGCGCGTCCTATTTTAAGTGTTTTGTATAAAGGAAATAAGTTTCAAGACCCAATCGATGGCAAAAAATACCGAAAATTGTTGCCTTATGGCTACCACACAACGAGGGAAAATGCACTAGCACCAGGTAGCTTGTCGCTTGAGCGTCATCGATTGATGTGGCTGTATCTTCAGCATGAAACAAAATTCTTTAAACAAGAAAATCTAAAAGTGCTACACATTGCACCAGAGCAATGCTTTTATTCACGATTTAAAAAGCAAAAAAATCTTGAATACACCACACTGGATTTGGAATCTCCCATTGCAGACATTAAGGCAGATATCTGCAATATGCCGTTGCCAGATAATCATTTTGATGTCGTTTTTTGTAACCATGTTCTAGAGCATATCCCAAACGACCAAAAAGCTATGCAGGAGCTTTTTAGAGTAATGAAACCTGGAGGGTGGGGTATTTTTCAAGTGCCCATGAAGCCTGGGCTAGCCGAGACTTACGAAGATTTTAGCATCACTACACCAGAGGAGCGCCAGAAGCATTTTGGGCAATACGACCATGTTCGCTGGTATGGAGATGATTATTTTGACCGACTAAAAAAATCAGGCTTTAAAATAATAAATCAAGAGTTTGTTTTAAAATTTACACTAGACGAAATCAAGTATTTTGCTTTGGCTCCACAAGAGCTTTTGCCTGTTGTCTACAAGCCTGCTCGGGATTGA